The genomic segment TCTCAAACCAACGAAAAGAGGATATCCACATAGATATTATTAAGTTTTTAGAAACTTTTTCGCAGTTTTTGACCGAAAAAAGATATAAACTTATTAACTTTGCACCGAATTGGGGAAATGTTGATAAACCGGTTAATGCATTAAGAGACAAGAAAAAGATTTCAAAGGCCTCTGCGGATAAACTGAAATAAGACTTGGATAACGAAATACGCAAGTTTTTATGCAGAATGTTATCCACTTATCCACGGCATATCATCATCTCTATATTCTTTTTTAAAAAAATAAAAAATAAAAAATAAGAAATATAATATGAATGTTATGGTGAAAAAAGAATGGATTGAGAAAGGATACGTTGACGAACCCGTTGACGAAGCCTTGGACTTGAAAGCTGAAATCAGAAAGCTTTGCAAGGAGAAAGATGCTATTATCCTCGCCCACTACTATACGGTAGGTGAGATTCAGGACATCGCCGACTTTGTTGGTGACTCTCTGGCTTTGGCTCGTAAAGCTGCAGAAACCGATGCCCAGGTAATGGTTATGTGTGGCGTGCACTTCATGGCTGAGACATGCAAACTCTTGAGTCCTGACAAAATCGTAATCTGTCCTGACTTGAATGCTGGTTGCTCGCTTGCTGACAGCTGTAAGGCTGAGGATTTGAAAAAGTACAAGGAAGAGCATCCAGGATATAAGGTTGTGAGTTATGTAAACACCACGGCTGCAGTGAAGGCGCTGACTGATTGTGTAGTGACAAGCGGTAATGCTAAGAAAGTGATTGACAGTTTCCCACAGGACGAAAAAATCATCTTTGGTCCAGACTATAATCTCGGTAACTATATAAACAGCGTTACAGGCCGCAATATGTTGCTTTGGAACGGTGGTTGCCATGTACATGAGAAATTCTCTGTAGAGGCTATAGTTAAACTGAAGCAGAAGCATCCTGAGGCTGTTGTGATGGCTCACCTGGAGTGTAAGGCACCAGTACTTACTGTAGCCGATGTAAAGGGCTCTACAGCCACCATGTTGCATTATGCCCAAGAGCATCCTGAAATTAAGGAGTATATTATCGCTACAGAGGCGGGTATCCTGCATGAGCTGGAGCATAATTGTCCTAACGTAATTTTCTATCCTGTACCTCCAGAGGTAAGCGAGGGTGGATTAGGTTGCAGCTGCAACGAGTGTGAGTATATGAAGATGAATACGCTCAAGAAGATATACAATGCATTGAAATTTGGTTGGCCAACAGTTGAAGTGGCTCCTGAAATAGCGAAAAAAGCGGTCAAACCAATAGAAAAGATGTTGTCACTATCATAGAATAATGTGGTGAAAATTATTAGATTAGTGGTGAAATATGTTTTTTAGAGAGTGTAAACTAAACTGTGTCAAGCTACAATAAAAGTAGTTTAACACAGTTTTTATATTATGGACAACTTAGAAATTGATTACAAGAAAGCAGCTCAGCAGTTGCGTAGTGGTGAAGCCTTATTTGGCAAGGACGGAGCATTAGCTCCATTGTTAGAGCGTATTCTCAACTCAGCTCTCGAAGGTGAGATGGACGCTCATTTAAGTGAAGAGGAACGCTCTTCCGGCAACCGTCGTAATGGTAAGATGAGTAAGAAGGTTCAAACAAAATATGGTGAGGTCACTATAGAGACTCCTCGTGACCGAGACGGAACTTTCCAACCTGAGACCGTAAAGAAGCG from the Segatella copri genome contains:
- the nadA gene encoding quinolinate synthase NadA, producing MVKKEWIEKGYVDEPVDEALDLKAEIRKLCKEKDAIILAHYYTVGEIQDIADFVGDSLALARKAAETDAQVMVMCGVHFMAETCKLLSPDKIVICPDLNAGCSLADSCKAEDLKKYKEEHPGYKVVSYVNTTAAVKALTDCVVTSGNAKKVIDSFPQDEKIIFGPDYNLGNYINSVTGRNMLLWNGGCHVHEKFSVEAIVKLKQKHPEAVVMAHLECKAPVLTVADVKGSTATMLHYAQEHPEIKEYIIATEAGILHELEHNCPNVIFYPVPPEVSEGGLGCSCNECEYMKMNTLKKIYNALKFGWPTVEVAPEIAKKAVKPIEKMLSLS